Proteins encoded together in one Drosophila albomicans strain 15112-1751.03 chromosome 2R, ASM965048v2, whole genome shotgun sequence window:
- the LOC117574940 gene encoding replication factor C subunit 1: protein MQRGIDSFFKRLPGKKTSDEDASPSPAPKKRKARVISSDEDEIPASPQVSKHGKELKRSRKALDIKSPSNDNNNTAAKKPSLSKLKPLQKVNPSDLFGGETKRIEASKPKDRSIVEMEDESIDRSLMEVDVEQTTSPKETKIQSPPASRKRSPKPTPESKSAFAKKPKAATPRAKQDLETSVLTDEDRHERKRMAAVLYQQYKNRSSCLNPGSKEIPKGSPDCLKGLTFLVTGILESMEREEAASVIKGFGGRVMTVVGKKLNYLVVGEEAGPKKLAQAEEHNVTILSEDGLFDLIRERSGEKKDEVKVKKEPEEKSSTLKVKKEPEEKKSTSNVKKEPEEKKVKKQNSEEEKLQQSSSIKKEEKMHSVKVKQEHKETDSKIKKEDNNNVDNVKPEDSLNMAWVDKYKPNSIKDIVGQAGPSSNVTKLMNWLSKWYVNHDGKKKPQRPNPWAKNDDGSFFKAALLSGPPGIGKTTTATLVTKELGFDAVEFNASDTRSKRLLKEEVASLLGNKSLYGYVNGQSQAVSKKHVLIMDEVDGMAGNEDRGGMAELIALIKESSVPIICMCNDRNHPKIRSLVNYCYDLRFQRPRIEQIKGRIMSICFKEKLKMTPSKLEEIIAATNNDIRQTINHLALLSAGEKLPEMSTASQQVASKDLKLGPWEVVRKVFTADEHKQMSFYDKCDLFFHDYSMAPLFVQQNYLQVLPQGNKNDIMAKVAATADALSLGDMVDKRIRANSAWSLLPTQAVFSSVLPGEYMCGHFTGQINFPGWLGKNSKTTKRSRLAQELHDHTRVCTSGSKLSVRLDYAPFLLANIVRPLSKDGQEGVAAALDVMKDYHLLREDLDSLLELTAWPGKKSPMDAVDGRVKAALTRAYNKEVMAYSYSAQANVKRKRAEAAGDEESGLLGGEEDEEGGQAVASDDDDDKDDLELDGLIKAKKKPAASSTSKASTSKAGGKKASTASSAAKSKAKPKK from the exons ATGCAGCGC GGAATAGACTCGTTCTTCAAACGGCTGCCCGGCAAAAAGACCAGTGATGAAGATGCGTCTCCATCGCCAGCACCCAAGAAACGCAAAGCGCGCGTTATTTCCAGCGACGAGGATGAAATACCCGCTAGTCCGCAAGTGAGCAAGCATGGCAAGGAGTTGAAAAGGTCGCGCAAGGCACTGGACATCAAATCGCCAAGCAACGATAATAACAACACTGCTGCCAAGAAACCATCTTTGTCGAAGCTGAAGCCTTTGCAGAAAGTTAATCCCTCGGATTTGTTTGGTGGGGAAACTAAACGCATAGAAGCTTCCAAGCCCAAGGATCGCAGCATTGTTGAAATGGAGGATGAATCCATCGATCGCAGTCTCATGGAAGTGGATGTGGAGCAAACAACATCGccaaaagaaaccaaaatcCAGAGTCCGCCTGCAAGTCGCAAGCGCAGCCCGAAGCCAACTCCAGAATCAAAGAGCGCTTTTGCAAAGAAGCCCAAAGCTGCCACACCACGTGCCAAGCAGGATCTGGAGACAAGTGTTCTCACAGACGAAGACCGGCACGAGAGAAAGCGCATGGCTGCCGTGCTCTATCAACAGTATAAGAAtcgcagcagctgcttgaATCCGGGCAGCAAAGAAATACCTAAAGGCTCTCCGGATTGCCTGAAGGGTTTGACCTTTTTAGTGACAGGCATACTCGAATCTATGGAACGAGAGGAAGCTGCATCGGTGATTAAGGGATTTGGAGGTCGTGTCATGACTGTGGTGGGCAAGAAGCTCAACTATTTGGTTGTGGGCGAGGAGGCGGGACCCAAGAAACTCGCACAGGCCGAAGAACATAATGTGACCATCTTAAGTGAAGATGGACTATTTGATTTGATAAGGGAACGATCTGGCGAAAAGAAAGATGAAGTCAAGGTAAAGAAGGAACCTGAAGAGAAAAGTAGCACTTTGAAAGTAAAGAAGGAACctgaagaaaagaaaagcactTCAAATGTTAAAAAGGAACCTGAAGAGAAGAAAGTGAAGAAGCAAAATAGTGAAGAAGAGAAActgcagcagagcagcagcattaaGAAGGAGGAAAAGATGCACAGCGTTAAAGTGAAGCAGGAGCACAAAGAAACCGACTCCAAGATCAAAAAAGAGGACAACAATAACGTGGATAACGTCAAGCCGGAAGACAGCCTCAACATGGCCTGGGTGGACAAGTATAAACCCAATAGCATCAAGGATATTGTGGGCCAAGCTGGACCCTCCAGCAACGTCACCAA ATTGATGAACTGGTTGTCTAAATGGTATGTCAATCACGATGGCAAGAAGAAGCCTCAACGACCCAATCCATGGGCCAAAAACGACGATGGCAGCTTCTTTAAAGCAGCCCTGCTCTCCGGTCCGCCGGGCATTGGTAAGACGACAACGGCGACTCTGGTCACCAAGGAGCTGGGCTTCGATGCCGTCGAATTCAATGCGTCGGACACGCGCAGCAAGCGACTGCTTAAGGAAGAGGTGGCCAGTCTGTTGGGCAACAAATCACTGTATGGCTATGTAAATGGACAGTCGCAAGCAGTGTCCAAGAAGCATGTGCTGATCATGGACGAGGTAGACGGCATGGCGGGCAACGAGGATCGCGGTGGTATGGCGGAGCTCATTGCACTGATTAAGGAGAGTTCGGTGCCCATTATTTGCATGTGCAACGACCGCAATCATCCAAAGATACGTTCGTTGGTCAACTATTGCTATGATTTACGTTTCCAGCGACCTCGCATCGAACAGATCAAGGGACGCATCATGAGCATTTGTTTCAAGGAGAAGCTCAAAATGACGCCATCGAAGCTGGAGGAAATCATTGCAGCTACCAACAATGATATTCGTCAGACCATCAATCATTTGGCTCTGTTGAGTGCCGGCGAAAAGCTGCCAGAAATGTCAACCGCAAGCCAACAGGTGGCATCCAAAGATCTAAAGCTGGGCCCTTGGGAAGTGGTGCGCAAGGTTTTTACGGCCGATGAGCACAAACAAATGAGCTTCTACGATAAGTGTGATCTGTTCTTCCACGACTACAGCATGGCTCCACTTTTTGTTCAGCAAAACTATCTGCAAGTACTGCCACAGGGCAATAAAAACGACATCATGGCCAAGGTGGCGGCCACTGCGGATGCTCTCAGCCTGGGTGACATGGTGGATAAGCGTATTCGTGCCAATTCCGCATGGAGTCTGCTGCCCACTCAGGCCGTCTTTAGCTCAGTGCTACCCGGTGAATATATGTGCGGTCACTTCACTGGCCAAATCAATTTCCCTGGCTGGTTAGGCAAGAATTCCAAGACGACTAAGCGATCTCGCTTGGCCCAGGAGCTGCATGATCACACGCGAGTGTGCACCTCGGGCTCCAAACTGTCGGTGCGTTTGGATTATGCACCGTTCTTGTTGGCCAACATTGTGCGTCCGCTGTCCAAAGATGGACAAGAAGGCGTCGCTGCAGCACTAGATGTGATGAAGGATTATCATTTGTTGCGCGAGGATTTGGATTCGCTGCTAGAGCTTACTGCCTGGCCGGGCAAGAAGTCGCCCATGGATGCAGTCGATGGCCGTGTGAAGGCAGCACTCACACGAGCCTACAACAAAGAGGTCATGGCTTATTCCTATTCAGCACAGGCAAATGTTAAACGGAAGCGTGCCGAGGCAGCTGGTGATGAGGAAAGCGGTCTGCTTGGTGGCGAAGAGGATGAGGAGGGTGGCCAAGCGGTTGCatcagatgatgatgatgataaagaTGATTTGGAGTTGGATGGACTTATTAAGGCTAAGAAGAAGCCAGCTGCAAGCAGCACCAGCAAAGCCAGCACTTCAAAAGCAGGTGGCAAAAAAGCAAGCACTGCGTCAAGTGCGGCTAAATCAAAGGCGAAGCCTAAAAAATAA